From Musa acuminata AAA Group cultivar baxijiao chromosome BXJ3-8, Cavendish_Baxijiao_AAA, whole genome shotgun sequence, one genomic window encodes:
- the LOC135644317 gene encoding dirigent protein 11-like: MASSPFSPLLLLPLVILATVAIGSSSDEPKEKMTHLHFYFYDYYGGPNATTITVVSPPGNSSFGSIGVGDNILREGPESSSKLIGRAQELAVQAGQESTAYLSALNFVFTAGEYNGSGFSILGRAVLTETMERGIVGGTGMFRMARGYTLSKLIRSTGTTELELVMEYDAYIYHY; the protein is encoded by the coding sequence ATGGCCTCATCTCcattctctcctcttctcctccttcccctCGTCATCTTGGCCACTGTTGCCATTGGGAGCAGCAGTGATGAACCCAAAGAGAAGATGACCCACCTCCACTTCTACTTTTACGACTACTACGGTGGCCCGAACGCGACCACCATCACCGTCGTCAGCCCTCCCGGCAACTCCTCCTTCGGGAGCATCGGTGTGGGCGACAACATTCTGAGGGAAGGGCCCGAGTCGAGCTCCAAGCTCATCGGGAGGGCGCAGGAGCTCGCGGTGCAGGCGGGCCAAGAGAGCACGGCTTATCTCTCGGCGTTAAACTTCGTGTTCACCGCCGGAGAGTACAACGGGAGCGGCTTCTCCATCTTAGGCAGGGCGGTGTTGACGGAGACGATGGAGCGGGGCATCGTCGGGGGCACCGGCATGTTCCGAATGGCGCGGGGCTACACCCTGAGCAAGCTCATCAGGTCAACTGGAACTACCGAACTCGAGCTTGTGATGGAGTACGATGCTTACATCTATCACTACTGA